The window CTTAATCTCATGTTTGCTCCCTGCCAAGAAACCCACAGAAGATTTCAAGCTCAAAACCAAGGAGGAATCTGCTCAGTCTTTTTCACATATTCACACGGAGAAACTGAGCAACCAGCAGATTGATCCGATGGGCCTAAACCTGCGCGTCCCTCTCTCCGCTCCCTGCTGCCGTGCGAGGGCAGTGTTAGCTCAGCAACCCGGGTGGTGGGTGCTCCGCAGCTGCACCTCTGAGCCCAGGGCAGCTGGCGGGGGGACCAGAGCCATCTTCCTGTCCCGAAGATGCCTCCTCGGCAGGAGCTGGCTGTACTTGTCAGACACCGGAAGCAGGATTATGCTGTAGTGGGATGCGGAGATCAcaaaaatggtttgggtttttcgttttttttttttttttttcccctggttggACGTTGAAATTGCACACATCCGATTCTCTGCGTGAGCCGTCCTACAGCCTCCTCACAACGTTGATGGAAACCAGGCTTCGGTTCTCTGCTCCCCAGCAGAAAGGGCAGCGCAGAGGACTGGGGAAAAATGTGAATGTGGATTTAATGGTTTTACGTTTTAGGGATGTGGTTGAGCAGTCTGAGTGTGCAGGGGAGAGCCTTagggcttgcttttcttttttcccttttttttttttatttcccctgtatCCAATAAGGGATgactgcacagctctgccagcactcAATCTCACTTtgccaggagctggagctgaTTTCACATCTCTTATCCTTGCAGGCAGTGTTGGCTTCTTCCCGAAGTACCTCAAAGCCCCCTAATGTGCTTTTACTTAATTGGTTTTGGAACTTTCTCCGAGATCTGTTCCCTTTACGTGTTGCAGGAAGTAGTCAGCGATCACTGCGGCATCCTCGGCAGGGAGCACCAAGGTGCCTGTGGGGAAGAGCAGAGACTGCGAGACAGGGCAAGAGGGAAGTGTCAGGTAGCTGAGATGGCTCTGATGCTTCCCCTACCACGTGTATGGACTGCCAGGGACCAGAGAGCACAATGACGGGCACCACGTTAGCAAGCTTGCTAACCCAGGTTGTGGTCGCAAAGCAGAGAGGAGGCTCTGAGTCCAAGAGGTGTGTGAGCACTGCCCGTATCTCTTCCTGGTCTCGACGCCTGTGTGGGCAAGTCCGTCTTTAGAAAAGGGAAGGCGGCGGGTTGTATCCAGTGGTCCTGGAGCCAGCTTGTTCGTAGCTTTGGTGTCTGGGTTTTCGCCAGCTCCTGCGCCTGTTGAGCAGACGGCAGGCCGGCAGCCAtggcctggcaggcagccctgaGCGATCTGATCTCCTGTTTGGTGGCTTGCCGTCCAAATCGCAGGCCCTTCATTGGGcgggggtgggaagggcaggTGCCACATCCAGCCCCTCTGCACGGAGACGTGGGGGAAATAGCCCGGCaccttcccagctctgccctgccacaGAGGGCAACCAGGATCCCTGTAGGTGTCCCGAAACAGGACTGTTCAGCTCTTCCCTGTCCAGTCTGCCCTGGAAGGATCCCTATACCCTGCAGGTTGATGTTCTCGTTGTTCCACACCCACCTTCCCTACAGAACCAggttgtttaattttttcctggaatttccACTGGTTTACTGGCCATAAACCCTGACCCTCATGTAAAAAGTGGAGCCCTTGGTGCACTACTGCTGGCCTTGACTCACCTCAGCCCTCTGTGTCTCTCTTTTCCTGGGGATAAAAAGCAGGTTGAAGGCTCTTCATTGGCGCAGTGATAGCACTGGGTACAGACAGGGCTTTTCTTATTAGACTATCACAAACTACAGTGCCAGGGAGCTGCTGTCCCTCACCAGACTATTCCTtgtcctcctcccttctcttcttttcctgatcCTGTTTTCCCTGTTCCTCCCTGCTGCTGGTCTGCTCCAAGTCCTTCACGCGCTCCCCAAAGCAGGCCAACAAAGGTATCTCCACAAGGGCCTTCCCACGTTTTTATGCCATGTTCCTAGACATAGGAGCTTAAAAGGGCATTGGGTGTGGAATTGCATGGGTTTAGCCCTAAGCAGCTGGCTTGGTTCCTGGACCAAGTTTTGTAGGGTGAGTTGTTGAACACAGCAGCCCAGGCTCAAGTCTGAGCCAAGCTGATGGGCTTCAGTGCAAAGCCTGTCCTTCCACTCTCCATCAGACACAGGACCAAAGTAGTGGAAGCTGAATGGTGAAGGTAAGCCAAAGAGGGTTTCGGGGTTGACGCAAGCTTTGTGCACTAGCTCAGACTCATAACTCCTTCCAGCTTCTCCATTTGGGAAGGAGCTCCCAGCCAAGAAAATTAAACCAGCCTGCTCTGGCCCCCACATCCCCCCCGGCTGCTCCTGTGGGTCAGTTACAGGCCATGAGAATTTCGTCAAGGTAGCTGcagtctaaggaaaaaaaaatcccttttcctctCAATTCCTCAGCTTTCAGCCGCTAGTGACGCCATAAATTCCCCTACTTCTCTGGTTACTGTAAAGTCTTTCAGGGTGGTCAGGACCCGAATTCCTCACGCAAAACAACaagcagggaaaaaggaaacTTTGCAAGCAAGGACCTTCCCTGCCTCGGGGAGCCGTCGCAAGGAATCAGCGAGGCTCCAAGTGCGTGCCCTTGCCTTGCAGTCCCTCGGCTCAAGCCTCTTGGGTAACTGCCTGTCTCGCTCTCCTCTCACCAGTAAATGTCCTCCTACCAGCCTGTGGTTCCCACTtgtgctccagcaggtccatCTGGCTCCTTGGCACCTCTGATCTGCAGGCTCCTGGAGCTGTAGCAGCTCCAGGTTTGCTATTGCACTTTAGCTTTGGAGTAACCAGGACAGACAGAGCTTGTTCAGCATCACACAGCTATGCAGATGGCACCGAGTCCTGCTGAGCAAAGTGCCCAGCTGGTTTTACCTCTGCCCTGAGCTGTACGGCACTGATCCTCCACCAGAtagccccagctcccagccagcttCCATCCTGGACCTTAAATCCAGCCGCTGCGTGGGACACAAGTAGGCTGCTGTGCCACCCCACACCATCCAGCTTCACCTGAGGGCTGTGCTGAGATGTCATGAGAGAAGATCAGTGGGAAATTGGCAGCAAAGTGTTGTCGCTGCCAGAGAAGATGCCTGCTAATGGGATTGCTCTACCATTGAGCAGGACAAGGATGGGTCATTCTGCAGAAAGCCATGGTGAACACCTTTGCCAACCCCACACCAAGCATGTAAGTCTTGTGAGAGGAGTAAATACTCACTTCTCCCAACACCCCACACTGGGGAAAGGGCCTTCATGGAGTGGAGCAACAAAGGTTGGCTTCGGAGAGGTAGGGGCATGGGGTGAACGGCGAGTTTGTCCATCGTTTGAAGGATGGTCTTGGGAAGGTTGGCCCAGGGTGCAGTGCTCTTGGTCTTCTCCCAGCGCAAGCAGCTGCATGGAGAAATACACCCCAGGCAGAGCTCAGTGCTAGGAGACCCAAGCAGGGACAGCCATAGGGGTGAAAACCCAGAGagtttggatttgttttaaaaaataaaataaaagaaaggaaaaaaagttggaGCCTTCATCTGCCTTGTGGCTCCAGAGTCTTCCCATGCTTGGACGTCATTTCTACAGCTATGGATGGGAAATGTGTCTTCTCTTTAGATGGATCTCAGAATCACGTGACTCAAGAAGCATGGAGATTTGAGGAAGAACTCTTGCATGCCATGAACTTTACAGCTGAGGGGGCCTCTGTTGGACAGAAAACCTTCCCACCTGAGCAGTACTTCCAGGAGACAGTCTGACTTGGGAGCCGGCAACTGGGCTGAGAGGCTCCAAGTGTTGGGAGAGGATCAAAAAGCTCCCCTGGCAGTAAATCTTTCACCTGCCATGTTACTCACTGGGGCTTGTGGCCATTCCTCCGAGGTCGGCCCCGGGTCAGGATTTCTCCTGTCTCTTTAGCCCCCAAACCTGGAGATTTTTGTCTTATCTTTGACGCCATCttgacactgaaaacaaattatgGCCCAATTACCCTTGCCGAGAGGGGCTGGAGCTACCTTAAATGGCCAGAACTATCAGGCGCTTCCTTAAGAGCGGGTAATTAGAGTGGGgtgcggggtggggagggggcaagggctgggggggacccctgGCATGGGGTTGCCCTTGCCCCCCTGCTTGGCATGGCAGGAGGGGacatcccatccagccccatcccATCCAGTCCTACTCACTGTGGCCCAGCCGTGCTGCACCCTTGGGCTCCAGAGAGGCCAGAGCAGAGACGGGgctccccgctgctccctgccaaTGCGGTGTCCGggggtccccccctgccccatgcctcccccagccctgggtcACTGGCTGGGGCCAGGCCAGAGAGGCCCCGTGACAagaggcagcagccctggccctggccgtGACCTTCGGGGCGACCTTGAGCGAGtccctgccggggctggggaccggCTGTGCCTCTCATCCCGAGCAGGGACATTTCCGTGCTCACCCCAAGGAAACAGCGAACAGCAGCATCGTGGCCGAACTGCCGTAACAACCAACCCGAAActtaaaaaaatgtcttcttcttcccctctttcaGTGACATTAAAACGCGCTCTCCTCTGCTGTGTGCCTGGGGATTTCTTGCCCAGGGTTATGCCGTCTGCCTGAAACCAGCAGCCCCTTTAGGGGCCGACGTGCTGAGCTGGGTCCCAGCCCGCAGCCTGGACCGTGCTCATCTGGGGGCTGCTGCCCGAGTCTCTCTGCCCGGGGAAGCTGGCATCGGGTGTGTGCGGAGCCGGGTCCCTTCCAGGATCCagcccagggagcagggaagTGGAGCTGTGCAGAAATATCGGACGCTTCCCTGGCCTTGCAGGTTTGCTCCAGGTACCCTCGCACTCCTGGGTGAGCgggtggctggggctgggtgtttctttccttttttttcctttttttctttctttctttcttttttttttttgtcagattgGTATTTTATTTGGCTCCATACTGTCTACCGAGCTGTCCAGTGTAAcccttcccttgctgcttctGAGATAAGAATAGGCTCCCCTGAGATCAGATAAACAGGCCCATAAATACCTACAACAACAACAAGCAGGGTCTGGGCTTggcaggaagggaggggaaaaaaaaaaaaaggcaaaaaaggggCCATTTCTTTGCATACCAAAATCCAGGGGTGCAGAGCGTGAGGTGGGAAGCACCCAACAGCCTCTCTGCCCCCAGCGCTTGCCCCCTTGGCCAGGcaggggggcgaggggccgggcagggcaggcagcagggtggcTGGGTCCCCTCCACCGTCCCTCGTGGCTGGATTCCAGCGGCAGGGGACACGGCACGTATGATGTTGCCCCGGGGCCAAGCGATCCCTGCATGCGTGTGCTTCTGTCCAGGCAACTGCAGACTCAAGCCTGCGTGCGGGGAGCAGGCTGCTTCCCAACGGCATCAAGTTCACAGCAGGGTCGAGCCATAGGTGTGTGCAGGGCCACCTCCCCTGGCTGATGAGCTCGGCTCTCAGACGGCCAAAAAGCCAAACTGGCCAAACTGTTCTTCTTCCACCCAGGTTTGGTGCAGCCGGCACCGGGagccctgccgctgcctgccGCAGGCTGCCGGGACGCCTCTCCCAGCCGCTGAGGTTTGCTGCCTGAGGAAGAGAGGCTGCCCCTGTGCAGGGCTCCCACcccctgcagctcctctccttttGGGGGTGAAGGGGGTGACCCATTCCTAGGCTGGAACCAGTGCTGAGCTCAGCATCGACACCTCTTCCCGGCCCTGGAGCGGCAGAGCTGCCTGTGCAGTGCCGAGGTGAGGACGGAGCTCACTGCTCGCAAATACACCCCTTCCAAAGCGTGCGTTTTCGGGGAGCAGTGAAGCCCCGGGATACAGGAAAtgtttagtgctttttttttcacccaCCCTCCCTCAAAATGCTGAGCCAATCTCGCAGGAAAATCCCCTTGCTGGGCAGGGAAACCCTCTGCAGACGTGGAAACGGAGAGCATTTTCACTTGCAAAATCCCGAAGGAGCAAGGGAggctggcactggggacacctTCTCCAGAAGTCTGCAGCCAGCTGGTACCACCACCAGAAACGTGTGGTAAGAAAAGCAACAATCCTGTGGATGCAGGCAGAGCATCTCCCCGGCAGTGCAGGGTGCCCCCTTCCCAGAAGCAAAGCTGGAAAGtcatgaaaaaaatcccaccagagGTTTTTGGTGCGGTAGGGGAGGGTCCCCAGTGAGCAAACGATGTTCCAGATAGAGCCTGGTCTGCCTGGACCGAGGACGCTGACTCCTGTGCACAGTCCCCCAGCCTTACGCAGAAGAGCAAGTCCCAGGTCCCAGTTTAACCCTTTCTCCCATCCGATGCCGAGGTGCAGACCCAACTGGTGCCGTATGGATACGGGGATATGGGCTGGCACATGTAAACAGCATTGGGGCTGGAGACATTTATGGGGAGCTGGATTACAGTGTTAGCGATGGCTTGGGAGCTTTTCTGTAAAAACCCAGCCCTTTAAGGGATTGTGAAACTTAGCCATAAAATAGGATATTTGGGGCTaattttctgtacctttttcttttttttttttttccttgaatgggTTTGGTTTTAGAAATGCCCTGTTCTAGCTTCACTCGTGGACCCGGTGCCGTGCTAAACTTTTTATAGCCTGAACAAAACAATACCACTGCGGGCATTGCTCTGCTCAGGCTGTCAATTTTCATCTCAGCCTCATTCAAAGAGATCAGAAAACACATctggggctgggaaggcagcCGTGCAGCGGCTCCGACGCGAGGGAAGTCTGATTCACGCAGCCTGATCGTTCTGCGAGCTTTAATTACGCCAGCCATACCCCCCCCAATGTTTCTGTGTCCATCCGTCTGTATTTGTACACACGCACAAAGTGGTTATAAAACCAGAGCTGCTTCCCCACGGGTGAGCTGGTGTATTTTTGTTGTGTGCGGCTGCACATGCACAGATTGATCGACATGTCAGCAATTTACGGATGTTGCATCGTTATTTCTATACCTTTAGCTGCAAGCAAAAGCTtggtttaaaatagaaaatttaatgCTCCCATCTGAGCCCTCAGATTAACCCTACAATAACGTACAAGTCTTCCCCGTCTCGGTTTTCTTTGCCCCAGCTGAGCATTCGGGTTTATCCTGGCGTCTCTGGGAACGGCGGCGTGGCCAGGCTGGGAATGCAGGATCGGGCCCTGAGCCCGTGCACGCACACCTTGGAAGCCACCCTTCAATAACAGAGCTGTGTGTGCACAGAATAAAGGAACAAGGATTCGGCTTTAATTATTAAGGATTATTAAGGATTTATGCCTGAGAGGTGACAGAGACGACTTTGGGCTGCGTGAGCGTTGGTGTGTCTGAGGCTGGTGGTATCTGTTGTGTTCGGACAGTGAGGAGGGAATGTTGCTCCTTCCAAAATGTGGCCAAGGCAGCGCCTAAGAGGGGATCCTGCTGAGAAAGTGCTGCCGGTGCCAGAGCCGTGCAGGGGAgctgcctgggcagggcagggaaggggagccgAGCCCTGGTTCTCTGCGTGGCAGCAATAAAACTGAGGCTCCACAGCTCTACGGTGCTCGTGCCATCCAGCTGCTGcaaaggcctgatcctgccatCCTTCCCCAAGCCAAATACAAGTTCGGTCCCTCTAGCAGGTCTCCTGGGTCAGGAGGGAAGGGGTTGTAGGGCAGGGGCAGAGTTTGTGCCCTGGGGCAGACTGCGGGTACACATTCgcagagccctgccagctcctgggtCAGCAAGCGCGGCATAAACAAGTCCCAAAGGATCCCACGGAGCTGCCCGAACCCCACGGGAGGGAATTCCCTCGCATGGATCAGCCCCACAGCAGGGCACTGACTTGAGGGGAGTCCTTTATCCCGCAGCACCCCTTGCCCctgtgggcaggagggcagggggccCGGCCGCAGCAGTGCAATCCCAGGAGCAGGGAAAGGCGGAGGGGTCGGACCCGAGGCTGTTTGCGtaaagtttaaattttattttatttaatttttttttaattattccgtTTTAAATACGTGGTGTGGCGCGCCCGGTCCCTCGGGAAGTGGTCATGCAGATCTGAGGTAGAAAACCCGGCACAGGAGTGTTCCCAAATGCACCTCTAGGTAGTTTCACCGCAGCCACACGTCGGTCAGGCAgcggacggggacggggacggctcGTATTTACAACAGCAAACGAATCACACCGTTTCAGCCCGGCCCGGGAGGGCCGGGGCCGCCGATCGCTGCTGACAACGGGAAGGAGCAACGAGTACTGCAAACGGGGGAAGGGGCGAGGGGGGGAATGGCCCCCGACGGGgcgggcaggatccggccccgcaAGGCGCCCTTCGCTTGTCTCCCGCGGAGCATCCGTCTcggcgggggggagccgggccgggtACCCGCATCCTGCGCCTGGATGGGctccgggggccgggccgggctctcTCCGACATTGCACATGGAGGGGCGAGCGGGGAgcgccgccggggcggcggggcagccctcAGGGGTTCAGTTCCAGAGCCCAGACCTGCTGGGGCCAACCCGTCCGGCCCTTCAGCTTCTTCTCGCCGTGGCCCAACGGCTGCGAATAGACCTCGGGCTGCTGCGGGAGAGGAgacggggagaggggggagaaaggagCGGTCAGGAGCGGAGCGGAGGTTCCGGGCCGGCCGCCCGCACCTTGCGCCCGCCTCGGGGCTGCAGCCGAGCGACCCCCGCGGCTCCAAGCGGCTTTTGTCAGCCCGAGGAcaaagggggttttttggggtcccccccctcACCCCGCCCGCTGCAGCAGGGGGAGAAGCGGCCGCCCTTGCCCTGAAACGCACCCGCGCCCGCTCGTCCCGGGAAAGCGGCCGGCAGAGGGGAAGGACGAGCCGGCGGGCGGCTCGGCCGCGGCCGGTCCCGGGGCTTTATCCCTCGGGGAAAGCGCCCGGCAGCCCGCCCGGCCCGTCGGGAGCCATCCAGCCAAGTCGGGGCGGGCTTTTCTCCGCCGAAGTGCTCCCTACGggtgtttctttatttttaggctGGGAAAAATAAGGCTCCAGCGGGGCCGggaaggttgttttatttttttcctccagccccGGGGCTTTCCCCGCCCGCCTCCGGcccggggagagcggggcagcgGGGTCCCGGCCCGTCTCTTACCGTCTCCCGTTTCCTCTTGTTCTCCCTGCCGTCGGCCTTCTTGAGCTCGGCTTTGAAGCCCTCGGTGTCCCCGGGCTGGCTGTCCTTGGCCAGCACCTCCATCAGGTAGGCGATGTAGCTGGTGGCCAGGCGCAGGGTCTTGATCTTGGAGAGCTTGGTGTCGGCGGGCACGTTGGGGATGCACTCGCGGAGCTCGGCGAAGGCGCTGTTGATGCTCTCCGTCCTCCGTCGCTCCTTCTTGGGACCCCCGACCCCTTTCCGCCGGCCCAGGCGGCCGCTGAGAGCCTCCAGCCGCCCCTGGCCGGCCGGGCCGTACTCGGCGGGGCCGTAGCTAGGGCTTTGCCCGGCGAGCTCGGGGGCCACCTCGGCCGGGTTGAGCACCCAGCCGGGGAAGTAGGCGCGCTCCTGGTGGCACCGCGCCGCCGGCCCGAAGAGAAAGGGGTCGTGCAgcatgtggtggtggtggtggtggtgctggtagCCCCCCACCAGGTTCATGgtccgccccgccggccccgggggccGCGCTCAGCAGCGCACCATGGCCGCGGCGGCCGGCCGGGAAGGGctccccgccgggcgggcgcggcaggcagcggcggcggggagcgcggctcCGGCGTGGGGCTGCGATGGTGGTGGCCGGCTTCggggtttgggttggggtttggggtttgttgttttgttttgttttgtttttttaaccccTTCTGGAGCCTCCCAACCCTGCCTTTATATAgggccggggcccccccgccgcggAGCCAATGGGCAGGGGAGGATGCTCGGGggccccggggggagcggggcggcggagggggcgtGCGCCGCGCTGTTGACTGGGTTTGTTTGGGCTCGCACCTCCGCTGTTTGCTCTGGCCTCCCGCTTGCTCCTTGCTTGcatggagaagggggtgaggagTGACCCgagggggggaccccggcccccgccccgtcGCGCTTCGAGCCCCTCCGCTTCCCCGCGCCCGGGCCGGGGGGTGTCCGAGCCccccgggagccgccgcgcccggcggggGACGAGaggcggcagcgggggcgggggaACCGCGGGTGCCCGGACCCCcgacggccgggccgggccgtgcgggcGCTCCGGGACCGCAGTGACCCGCGGACTTTCTGCTCCCCCAGAGCCGGAGTccccggcgggggcagcgcccggccccgggggaagGCTGggccccgcgggagcggggcgcggggggccgggagggcggtgcggggtgcggggtgctCGGTGCCGCACCCGGAGCCGGGGCATGAGCAGCCTCCGCCGGAGGAGCTGGGTGAGAGGAGGAGGCGAAGGCTCtggagggaggctgggctgggggcccccGGGCTGGGCACGGCGGGGTGGGCTCCCTGTGTGCGGGGCACATTGCCCACGCGTGCTGTGCATGCACACGTGCGTGGCACAAATGCACACTGCACACAGGTGTGCACTGCATGCCTTCAGGCGTGCTGCACGCGTGTACGGCACGCACCCACCTTGCGCAAATACACGCTGCACATGCACGCGTGCTGCACACGTATGCCGTTACACCACACACGTGTGCTGCTCACAAAATACACCGGACATGTTGCCTACACATGCCACAAACATAGAGATGCTGCATACACCGCACGCCTGTCTGCACTgtacgccccccccccccaatacgtTACATGCACTTAACTGCACCCATATATATTACATACAGGCACCAGCAGCACACATATGCTACACACACAATGCCACCATATATATgttacatacacacacgtgctgCACATACATactgtgtatacacacatacagatcGCATGTGTGGCATATGAACACGTGTATGCTGCACATCCATGCACAGAcactgcacacacatacataaataaataaaaattatactatccacacacacaaacatatttaCGATAGGGCAGTGGGGACCTGCCCTGCATTTCCTGT is drawn from Mycteria americana isolate JAX WOST 10 ecotype Jacksonville Zoo and Gardens chromosome 8, USCA_MyAme_1.0, whole genome shotgun sequence and contains these coding sequences:
- the HAND1 gene encoding heart- and neural crest derivatives-expressed protein 1 yields the protein MNLVGGYQHHHHHHHMLHDPFLFGPAARCHQERAYFPGWVLNPAEVAPELAGQSPSYGPAEYGPAGQGRLEALSGRLGRRKGVGGPKKERRRTESINSAFAELRECIPNVPADTKLSKIKTLRLATSYIAYLMEVLAKDSQPGDTEGFKAELKKADGRENKRKRETQPEVYSQPLGHGEKKLKGRTGWPQQVWALELNP